A stretch of the Streptococcus himalayensis genome encodes the following:
- the mnmE gene encoding tRNA uridine-5-carboxymethylaminomethyl(34) synthesis GTPase MnmE yields the protein MITKEFDTIVAISTPLGEGAIGIVRLSGTESFAIAQKIFKGKNLAEVASHSLNYGHIVDPRTQQVLDEVMVGAMRSPKTFTREDVIEINTHGGIAVTNEILQLAIREGARMAEPGEFTKRAFLNGRVDLTQAEAIMDLIRAKTDKAMNIAVQQLDGSLSTLINETRQEILNTLAQVEVNIDYPEYDDVEELTTKLLWEKTADFEALLRSLLATAKRGKILREGISTAIIGRPNVGKSSLLNNLLREDKAIVTDIEGTTRDVIEEYVNIKGVPLKLIDTAGIRETDDVVEKIGVERSKKALQEADLVLLVLNASEPLTEQDRQLLTISQDSNRIVLLNKMDLPSQIERAELPADVLEISVLHNQNIDHIEERINALFFENAGLVEQDATYLSNARHISLIEQAIESLEAVNQGLDLGMPVDLVQVDLTRTWEILGEITGDAAPDELITQLFSQFCLGK from the coding sequence ATGATTACCAAGGAATTTGATACGATTGTTGCGATTTCAACGCCGCTTGGTGAGGGGGCGATTGGGATTGTTCGCTTGTCTGGGACAGAGAGTTTTGCCATTGCCCAAAAGATATTTAAGGGAAAAAATTTAGCAGAGGTTGCTAGCCACTCTTTAAATTATGGGCATATTGTGGACCCGCGGACGCAGCAAGTCTTAGATGAGGTCATGGTGGGGGCTATGCGTTCTCCTAAGACCTTTACCCGTGAGGATGTGATTGAGATTAACACCCATGGCGGGATTGCAGTGACCAATGAAATCTTGCAGCTCGCGATTCGCGAAGGTGCGAGAATGGCAGAACCAGGAGAATTTACCAAGCGTGCCTTTTTAAATGGGCGAGTGGATTTGACCCAGGCTGAAGCCATTATGGATTTGATTCGAGCAAAGACGGATAAGGCGATGAATATTGCGGTGCAGCAGCTCGATGGCTCCTTGTCAACCCTCATCAACGAGACACGGCAAGAAATTTTAAATACCTTGGCACAGGTGGAGGTCAATATTGATTACCCAGAGTACGATGATGTGGAAGAGCTGACGACAAAGTTATTGTGGGAAAAGACAGCTGATTTTGAGGCTTTATTACGGAGTTTACTGGCGACTGCAAAGCGGGGGAAAATCTTGCGTGAAGGGATTTCCACGGCCATTATTGGTCGGCCCAATGTTGGAAAGTCAAGTTTGTTAAACAATCTCTTGCGAGAAGACAAGGCGATTGTGACAGATATTGAGGGAACGACGCGTGATGTGATTGAAGAGTATGTCAATATCAAGGGGGTGCCGCTCAAGCTTATTGATACGGCGGGTATTCGTGAGACAGATGATGTGGTCGAAAAGATTGGGGTGGAGCGTTCTAAAAAAGCCCTGCAAGAAGCAGACTTGGTGCTCTTAGTTTTAAATGCCAGTGAACCTTTGACGGAGCAAGATAGACAGCTTTTGACGATTAGCCAAGACAGCAACCGCATTGTCCTGCTCAATAAGATGGACTTGCCAAGTCAGATTGAGCGGGCAGAATTGCCAGCAGATGTGCTGGAAATCTCTGTTCTTCACAATCAAAATATTGATCATATCGAGGAGAGAATCAATGCACTCTTCTTTGAAAACGCAGGCTTGGTGGAGCAGGATGCGACCTACCTTTCCAACGCTCGCCATATTTCCTTGATTGAGCAGGCGATTGAGAGCTTGGAAGCGGTAAATCAGGGGCTGGACTTGGGCATGCCAGTGGACTTGGTTCAGGTAGATTTGACACGAACCTGGGAAATCTTGGGAGAAATCACGGGAGATGCAGCTCCAGACGAACTCATTACCCAACTCTTTAGCCAATTCTGCCTAGGGAAATAG
- the rnc gene encoding ribonuclease III, translating to MEVVQKMLEEQFGIRFQDESLLETAFTHTSYANEHRLLKISHNERLEFLGDAVLQLLISEYLYHAYPQKPEGDLSKQRSMIVREESLAGFARACQFDRFIKLGKGEEKSGGRYRNTILGDLFEAFLGALLLDKGVEAVKAFLYQVVIPKVESGDYEKVTDYKTKLQEILQVNGDVDIHYQVIKEFGPAHAKEFEVAVLVNQEQVGQGQGRSKKMAEQEAARNAVEKGLAHVFKGN from the coding sequence ATGGAAGTAGTACAAAAAATGCTAGAGGAGCAATTTGGAATTCGGTTTCAGGACGAGAGTTTGCTAGAGACGGCCTTTACTCATACCAGCTATGCCAACGAACACCGCCTCTTAAAAATTTCACACAATGAACGCTTGGAATTTTTAGGAGACGCTGTTCTGCAATTATTGATTTCAGAATATCTCTATCATGCCTATCCTCAAAAACCTGAGGGAGACTTGTCCAAGCAACGCTCCATGATTGTGCGGGAGGAGAGTTTGGCAGGCTTTGCCAGAGCTTGTCAGTTTGATCGTTTTATCAAGCTTGGTAAGGGCGAGGAGAAGTCAGGTGGTCGGTACCGCAATACGATTTTAGGAGATTTATTTGAGGCCTTTTTGGGTGCTCTCTTGTTGGACAAGGGGGTGGAAGCTGTCAAGGCTTTTCTCTATCAAGTGGTCATTCCAAAGGTGGAGTCTGGAGATTATGAAAAGGTGACGGACTATAAGACCAAGCTTCAGGAAATCTTGCAGGTCAATGGGGATGTGGATATCCACTACCAAGTCATCAAAGAATTCGGACCTGCTCATGCCAAGGAATTTGAGGTCGCTGTTCTGGTCAATCAAGAGCAGGTCGGCCAAGGTCAGGGACGCTCCAAGAAAATGGCGGAGCAGGAGGCTGCCCGCAATGCGGTCGAGAAAGGATTGGCTCATGTTTTTAAAGGAAATTGA
- the smc gene encoding chromosome segregation protein SMC: MFLKEIEIQGFKSFADKTKVVFDRGVTAVVGPNGSGKSNITESLRWALGESSVKSLRGGKMPDVIFAGTENRKPLNYAAVTVVLDNQDQFIKEAAKEIRVERHIYRNGDSEYKIDGKKVRLRDIHDLFMDTGLGRDSFSIISQGRVEEIFNSKPEERRAIFEEAAGVLKYKTRRKETESKLAQTQDNLDRLEDIIYELDAQIQPLEKQAKTAQRFLELDERRKALYLDVLIAQIRAYKQQEQAVDKELLRLQEDLSQYYQKREQLEMENQALKAERHRLQAQMTENQATLLELTRLISDLKGQIDLAQLETSQAATNRKELEERLQILREKEKQAEQERQEKEEHLSRIREQVKAVQQNLETVEADLATFSEHPDQLIEQLREKFVALLQEEADVSNSLTALSSQIEHDLKESEHKKGEWQRLKEAVAKAETAERQATEELESATQAVKSLLEDYRKQLQLLEERKQQYQAAQQAMFDQMDQLKSRQARFNSLEAIQKNHSNFYAGVKAVLQEKAQLGGIIGAVSEHLTFDWRYQTALEIAMGASSQHIIVEDEGAATRAIDFLKKHRSGRATFLPLTTIKPRTLVDHQEMKIRGSQGFLGLASELVTFDERLTSIFHNLLGTTAIFDTIEHAKQAAVQVRYQVRMVTLDGTELRTGGSYAGGANRNQQTLFIKPEMDALKLEIQQIQTALSEKEQEVESLHTLVTQASHLLEEIKTGGEEARLEEQKARLAYEQAGQQLEELTTLLHLQEKELTSQQHDEEANQKVKLEQRLEEIQAEKGELESSIHQVKSNKSAVEERLSALQHQLSAIRLEKAELLSQERYEQTDLARLKAEVTAHQADIEQLVMAVTVTDQESKERTIPLLTEQLETAMTKEATLKQTKVRLDLELEDLEGQLEDLSSRFEQIRQQNDQLIRAQAKSEAEKEKIIEQLRRLHGRLTEEYQESFAAAAEKAHALENLEQAEQEVKDLERQIRTLGPVNLEAIAQFEEVHSRLTFLNTQKADVLSAKTLLVETIEEMNEEVKERFQATFEAIRESFKVTFQQMFGGGRADLLLTDTDLLQAGVEISVQPPGKKIQSLNLMSGGEKALSALALLFSIIRIKTIPFVILDEVEAALDEANVKRFGDYLNRFDKESQFIVVTHRKGTMAAADSIYGVTMQESGVSKIVSVKLKDLESM; the protein is encoded by the coding sequence ATGTTTTTAAAGGAAATTGAAATCCAAGGCTTTAAATCCTTTGCTGATAAGACCAAGGTGGTCTTTGACCGTGGGGTGACAGCTGTCGTTGGTCCCAACGGTTCTGGCAAGTCAAACATCACGGAGAGTCTGCGTTGGGCCTTGGGGGAATCAAGTGTCAAGAGTCTGCGTGGGGGCAAGATGCCAGATGTTATCTTTGCTGGGACCGAAAACCGTAAGCCTCTGAATTATGCGGCGGTGACCGTGGTCTTGGACAATCAAGACCAGTTCATCAAAGAGGCGGCAAAGGAAATCCGCGTTGAGCGGCATATTTACCGCAATGGAGACAGTGAGTATAAGATTGATGGTAAGAAGGTCCGCCTGCGAGATATTCATGATTTATTTATGGATACGGGGCTGGGACGGGATAGTTTTTCCATTATTTCCCAAGGTCGAGTTGAAGAGATTTTCAACAGCAAGCCCGAGGAACGCCGAGCGATTTTTGAAGAAGCAGCTGGGGTTTTGAAATACAAGACCAGACGCAAAGAAACTGAGAGCAAACTCGCCCAAACCCAGGACAATCTGGATCGGCTAGAAGACATCATCTATGAATTGGACGCTCAGATTCAGCCCTTGGAAAAGCAGGCAAAGACAGCACAGCGATTTTTAGAGTTGGACGAGCGGCGCAAAGCCCTTTATCTGGATGTCTTGATTGCGCAGATTAGGGCTTATAAGCAGCAAGAGCAGGCTGTGGATAAAGAGCTGTTGAGGTTGCAGGAGGATTTGTCCCAGTATTATCAAAAACGAGAGCAGCTTGAGATGGAAAATCAAGCCTTGAAGGCAGAGCGACACAGACTACAAGCGCAAATGACAGAGAATCAGGCGACTTTGCTAGAGCTGACGCGCTTGATTAGTGATTTGAAGGGGCAGATTGACCTTGCTCAGCTAGAGACTAGTCAGGCGGCGACCAACCGTAAGGAATTGGAGGAACGCTTACAGATTCTGCGAGAGAAAGAAAAGCAAGCAGAGCAAGAAAGACAAGAAAAAGAAGAGCATCTTTCGCGCATTCGTGAGCAGGTAAAGGCTGTTCAGCAAAATCTTGAAACAGTCGAAGCGGATTTGGCGACTTTTTCAGAGCACCCTGATCAGCTCATCGAGCAACTGCGGGAGAAGTTTGTCGCGCTTCTGCAAGAAGAAGCAGATGTCTCCAATAGTCTGACCGCTCTTTCAAGCCAGATCGAGCATGACTTGAAAGAATCCGAGCATAAAAAGGGCGAGTGGCAACGGTTGAAAGAGGCGGTCGCAAAAGCAGAGACTGCAGAAAGGCAAGCAACTGAAGAGCTAGAAAGTGCCACACAGGCAGTCAAGAGCTTACTTGAGGACTACCGCAAACAACTGCAGCTCTTGGAGGAGCGAAAACAGCAATACCAAGCCGCCCAGCAAGCGATGTTTGACCAGATGGACCAGCTAAAAAGCAGGCAGGCACGTTTCAATAGCTTGGAAGCGATTCAAAAAAATCATAGCAATTTCTATGCAGGGGTCAAGGCTGTTTTACAGGAAAAGGCTCAGCTTGGAGGAATCATTGGCGCGGTCAGTGAGCATTTGACCTTTGATTGGCGCTACCAAACGGCACTGGAAATTGCCATGGGAGCAAGTAGCCAGCATATTATCGTTGAGGATGAAGGGGCGGCGACACGGGCCATTGATTTTCTAAAGAAACATCGGTCGGGACGAGCGACTTTTCTGCCCTTGACGACCATTAAGCCACGGACGTTGGTAGACCATCAGGAGATGAAGATTCGTGGCAGTCAAGGCTTTTTGGGCTTGGCCAGCGAATTGGTGACATTTGACGAGCGTTTGACGAGCATTTTTCACAATCTTTTGGGAACGACCGCGATTTTTGATACGATTGAGCATGCTAAACAGGCTGCGGTGCAGGTGCGTTACCAAGTGCGGATGGTGACCTTGGATGGGACGGAGTTGCGGACAGGAGGTTCCTACGCTGGTGGGGCCAACCGCAATCAGCAGACCCTTTTTATCAAGCCTGAAATGGATGCTTTAAAGCTGGAAATCCAGCAAATTCAAACAGCCTTGAGTGAAAAAGAGCAGGAAGTCGAAAGTCTCCACACCTTGGTCACCCAAGCCAGCCACCTTTTAGAAGAAATCAAAACAGGGGGCGAAGAGGCACGACTTGAAGAGCAAAAAGCAAGATTGGCTTATGAGCAAGCGGGTCAACAGTTGGAAGAATTGACGACCTTGTTGCACTTGCAAGAAAAAGAGTTGACAAGTCAGCAGCATGACGAGGAAGCTAACCAAAAAGTTAAATTAGAGCAACGCTTAGAAGAGATTCAGGCAGAAAAAGGAGAGCTAGAATCCAGCATTCATCAGGTCAAGTCCAATAAATCTGCGGTAGAAGAGCGCTTATCAGCACTTCAGCACCAGCTTTCAGCCATCAGGCTAGAAAAGGCAGAATTGCTAAGCCAGGAGCGTTATGAACAGACCGACCTTGCTCGTTTAAAGGCAGAGGTCACAGCTCATCAAGCAGACATCGAGCAGCTGGTGATGGCCGTAACAGTGACAGACCAAGAAAGCAAGGAGAGGACTATCCCTCTCTTGACAGAGCAGCTGGAGACGGCTATGACAAAAGAGGCCACGCTCAAGCAGACCAAGGTTCGCTTGGATTTGGAGTTGGAGGATTTAGAAGGCCAGCTGGAGGATTTGAGTAGTCGATTTGAGCAGATCAGACAGCAAAATGACCAGCTGATCCGGGCCCAAGCCAAGAGTGAGGCCGAAAAGGAAAAAATCATCGAGCAACTCCGCCGTTTGCATGGCCGTCTGACAGAAGAATACCAAGAAAGCTTTGCTGCAGCTGCAGAGAAGGCACACGCACTTGAAAATCTCGAGCAGGCAGAGCAGGAAGTCAAAGACTTGGAGCGTCAGATTCGCACCCTTGGCCCGGTCAATCTGGAGGCGATTGCCCAGTTTGAAGAAGTCCATAGTCGCCTGACCTTTCTCAACACCCAAAAGGCTGATGTCCTGTCCGCGAAAACCCTCTTGGTCGAGACCATTGAGGAGATGAACGAGGAGGTCAAGGAGCGTTTTCAAGCAACTTTTGAAGCCATTCGGGAGTCTTTTAAAGTGACTTTTCAGCAGATGTTTGGGGGCGGTCGGGCAGACTTGCTCTTGACCGATACCGATCTCCTTCAGGCAGGGGTGGAAATCTCAGTCCAGCCACCGGGTAAGAAAATCCAGTCGCTCAACCTCATGAGTGGGGGAGAAAAAGCCTTGTCGGCTTTAGCCCTGCTCTTTTCCATCATTCGGATCAAGACCATTCCGTTTGTCATCTTGGATGAGGTCGAAGCAGCCTTAGATGAAGCGAATGTCAAACGATTTGGCGATTACCTCAATCGCTTTGACAAGGAAAGTCAGTTTATCGTGGTGACCCACCGAAAAGGAACCATGGCTGCCGCGGATTCGATTTACGGCGTGACCATGCAGGAGTCAGGAGTTTCAAAAATTGTCTCTGTCAAATTAAAAGACTTAGAAAGTATGTAG
- a CDS encoding Cof-type HAD-IIB family hydrolase, which produces MDIKLVATDMDGTFLDSKGQFDRKRLKAVLEGFKEKGIYFAVASGRGLLSLEKLFDDVREDVIFIAENGSVVEYRGKSLYEATMSRDFYLTAFEHLKTCPYVDVNQLLLTGKRGCYVLDTVDPTYLAFSRQYNENIQMVASLADITDDIFKFTTNFTQETLEAGEAWVNEHVPGVKAMTTGYASIDIVLEHVDKGVAITALAEALGISLSQVLAFGDNLNDYHMMQVVGFPIAPENARPEILDLAKEVIGHHDAQSVITYMEGL; this is translated from the coding sequence ATGGATATAAAATTAGTCGCAACAGACATGGACGGCACCTTCTTAGACAGCAAGGGGCAGTTTGATAGGAAGCGTTTAAAGGCAGTCCTTGAAGGCTTCAAAGAAAAGGGGATCTACTTTGCCGTCGCTAGTGGCCGTGGGCTTTTGTCCTTGGAAAAACTCTTTGATGACGTGCGAGAGGACGTGATTTTTATTGCTGAAAATGGCAGTGTAGTCGAATATCGTGGCAAAAGCTTGTACGAGGCTACCATGTCAAGGGATTTCTACTTGACAGCTTTTGAACACTTAAAAACTTGTCCGTATGTGGATGTCAATCAATTGCTCTTGACTGGCAAACGTGGTTGCTATGTGCTTGATACGGTTGACCCGACCTATCTGGCCTTTAGCCGCCAGTACAATGAAAATATCCAAATGGTCGCTAGTCTAGCGGATATTACGGATGATATTTTTAAGTTTACAACCAATTTTACGCAAGAGACGCTTGAAGCTGGGGAAGCTTGGGTCAATGAGCATGTGCCTGGTGTCAAAGCCATGACAACGGGCTATGCCTCGATTGACATTGTCCTTGAACATGTGGATAAGGGGGTGGCAATTACAGCGTTAGCAGAAGCCTTGGGCATTTCTCTCTCGCAAGTTCTCGCCTTTGGGGACAATCTCAACGATTACCACATGATGCAGGTGGTTGGCTTTCCCATTGCCCCTGAAAATGCACGACCAGAGATTTTAGACTTGGCCAAGGAAGTGATTGGCCACCACGATGCCCAGTCGGTCATCACTTATATGGAGGGATTATAA
- a CDS encoding Cof-type HAD-IIB family hydrolase, with protein MADIRLIALDLDGTLLNSEKQISRKNLAALRAAQEKGVKIVLTTGRPLKAMEFFLTELGLANQADEYTITFNGGLVQRNTGEILDKTVFSQDDVARIFAETERLGLPLDAISEGTVYQIQSDQESLYSTCNPTLQFEKVAFADLSSQQTYNKCVTAYTPEIVDAGLQKISKDLFDQYEIFKSRDILLEWSPKNVHKANGLEKLIAHLGIDRSQVMACGDEANDLSMIEWAGLGVAMGNAVEEVKEVAKVITPMTNDQDAVAWAIKEYVLKEGENGLI; from the coding sequence ATGGCAGATATACGATTGATTGCCTTGGATTTAGATGGAACCTTGTTGAATTCGGAGAAACAGATTTCCCGAAAAAATCTTGCTGCGCTAAGAGCAGCCCAAGAGAAGGGGGTGAAGATTGTCCTAACAACAGGCCGTCCGCTCAAAGCTATGGAATTTTTCTTGACAGAGCTAGGGCTTGCCAACCAAGCAGATGAATACACCATCACCTTTAATGGAGGCTTGGTGCAACGCAACACCGGAGAAATTTTGGACAAGACAGTTTTTTCACAGGACGATGTGGCGCGTATTTTTGCAGAAACTGAGCGCTTGGGCTTGCCACTTGATGCCATATCTGAGGGCACTGTTTACCAGATCCAGTCGGATCAAGAATCGCTGTATAGCACCTGCAACCCAACCTTGCAGTTTGAAAAGGTTGCCTTTGCAGACCTTTCTAGCCAGCAGACCTATAACAAATGTGTAACGGCTTATACGCCAGAAATCGTGGATGCAGGCCTGCAAAAGATTTCGAAGGATTTATTTGACCAGTACGAGATTTTCAAATCCCGCGATATTCTCTTGGAATGGTCGCCTAAAAACGTTCATAAGGCCAATGGTTTAGAGAAATTGATTGCTCATCTAGGGATTGACCGCAGTCAGGTCATGGCGTGCGGGGATGAGGCCAATGATCTCTCCATGATTGAATGGGCAGGACTTGGCGTTGCTATGGGCAATGCTGTGGAAGAAGTCAAAGAAGTAGCCAAGGTCATCACTCCAATGACCAATGACCAGGATGCTGTTGCTTGGGCTATCAAAGAATATGTACTAAAGGAGGGAGAAAATGGGCTTATTTGA
- the ftsY gene encoding signal recognition particle-docking protein FtsY, with amino-acid sequence MGLFDRLFGRKKEETSATEEVLSQEISNENLADSENLEVVEMEERNDFPETTLEADLSSSNADLETSIQASSESNVDLETSIQASSESNTNLETSIQASSESNANLEMSAQTPFELASERENSSHQEVPSDQPASALEAYYADLQARLAAAHDKAKEEAGLDTSVENTFEPELVEQEKSTDAPVAEVAKPELFEDESTSVENTFEPEPVEQEKSADALVAETAKSEQFEEESTSKTPEFQTQPETVQDKYDRSLRKTRKGFGAKLNAFFANFRKVDEEFFEELEELLITSDVGVQVASRLTEELRYEARLENAKKPDALRQVIIEKLVDLYEKDGTYKETIQLKDDLTVMLFVGVNGVGKTTSIGKLAYKYKNEGKKVMLVAADTFRAGAVAQLVEWGNRVGVPVVTGPEKSDPASVVYDGMERAKAEQVDILLIDTAGRLQNKDNLMAELEKIGRIIKRVDETAPHETFLALDASTGQNALVQVKEFSKITPLTGIVLTKIDGTARGGVVLAIREELDIPVKLIGFGEKIDDIGEFNSEHFMKGLLEGLL; translated from the coding sequence ATGGGCTTATTTGATCGCTTATTTGGCAGAAAAAAAGAAGAGACGAGTGCGACGGAAGAGGTCTTGAGCCAAGAAATTTCAAATGAGAACCTGGCAGACTCAGAAAATCTTGAAGTCGTTGAGATGGAAGAAAGAAATGACTTCCCTGAGACGACCCTAGAGGCAGACCTCTCATCGAGCAATGCTGACCTTGAAACGTCAATCCAAGCATCTTCTGAGAGCAATGTTGACCTTGAAACGTCAATCCAAGCATCTTCTGAGAGCAATACCAATCTTGAAACGTCAATTCAAGCGTCTTCTGAGAGCAATGCCAATCTTGAAATGTCAGCTCAAACACCTTTTGAGCTTGCTAGCGAAAGAGAGAATTCTTCTCACCAAGAAGTGCCTTCAGACCAACCAGCGTCTGCCTTAGAGGCTTACTATGCAGACTTGCAGGCTCGGTTAGCCGCAGCACATGACAAGGCTAAAGAAGAAGCTGGGCTAGACACCTCAGTTGAAAACACCTTCGAACCAGAGCTAGTTGAGCAAGAAAAATCAACCGACGCACCTGTTGCAGAAGTTGCAAAACCAGAGCTGTTTGAGGATGAAAGCACCTCAGTTGAAAACACCTTCGAACCAGAGCCGGTTGAGCAAGAAAAGTCAGCAGACGCGCTCGTTGCAGAAACCGCAAAATCAGAGCAATTCGAGGAAGAAAGTACTTCAAAAACGCCAGAGTTTCAAACCCAGCCAGAAACGGTGCAAGATAAGTATGACCGAAGTTTGCGCAAGACTCGGAAAGGATTTGGTGCTAAACTCAATGCCTTCTTTGCTAATTTCAGAAAGGTGGATGAGGAATTTTTCGAGGAATTGGAAGAGCTCCTGATCACGAGTGATGTGGGCGTGCAGGTCGCTTCTCGTTTGACTGAGGAATTGCGCTATGAAGCACGGCTTGAAAATGCCAAAAAACCAGACGCGCTCCGTCAGGTTATCATTGAAAAATTGGTCGATCTCTATGAAAAGGATGGCACTTATAAGGAAACAATCCAGCTAAAAGACGACTTGACTGTCATGCTCTTTGTTGGGGTTAATGGGGTTGGGAAAACCACTTCCATTGGAAAATTAGCCTATAAATACAAGAACGAAGGCAAGAAAGTCATGCTAGTCGCCGCAGATACCTTTAGGGCTGGAGCTGTTGCCCAGCTAGTGGAATGGGGCAATCGCGTCGGTGTGCCGGTCGTGACAGGCCCTGAAAAGTCAGACCCAGCCAGCGTCGTCTATGACGGCATGGAGCGTGCCAAGGCAGAGCAGGTCGATATTCTCTTGATTGATACCGCAGGTCGTCTGCAAAATAAGGACAATCTGATGGCCGAATTGGAGAAAATCGGTCGGATTATCAAGCGAGTGGACGAAACAGCACCGCATGAAACCTTCTTGGCGCTTGACGCTTCGACAGGGCAAAATGCCTTAGTGCAGGTCAAGGAATTTTCAAAAATCACTCCGCTGACGGGAATTGTCTTGACCAAGATCGATGGGACAGCGCGTGGGGGTGTTGTCCTAGCCATCCGCGAAGAGTTGGACATTCCAGTCAAACTTATCGGTTTTGGGGAAAAGATTGACGATATTGGCGAATTCAACTCAGAACACTTTATGAAAGGCCTGTTAGAAGGTCTGCTATAA
- a CDS encoding GAF domain-containing protein, with amino-acid sequence MKEKEKQSNYDLLLAQLEALLEGETNPLPNLSNASALLRQALPNSVFTGFYLYDGTELLLGPFQGGVSCVHIPLGKGVCGEVAEKRETMIVPDVREHANYIACDGAARSEIVVPMVKNGQLIGVLDLDSHVVADYDDVDQAYLERFVAILLDKTHWDFSMFGENR; translated from the coding sequence ATGAAAGAAAAAGAAAAACAATCCAATTACGACTTACTCCTGGCCCAGTTAGAGGCCTTGTTAGAAGGGGAGACCAATCCTCTGCCAAACCTCTCCAACGCCAGTGCCCTGCTTAGACAAGCCTTGCCTAATTCGGTCTTTACAGGTTTTTACTTGTATGACGGGACAGAATTGCTCCTAGGTCCTTTTCAAGGGGGTGTATCCTGTGTCCATATCCCGCTAGGGAAGGGAGTTTGTGGGGAAGTAGCTGAGAAGCGAGAGACCATGATTGTCCCTGATGTGCGTGAGCATGCCAACTATATCGCTTGTGATGGGGCTGCCCGCAGTGAGATTGTCGTGCCTATGGTGAAAAATGGTCAGCTGATTGGGGTCTTGGACCTTGATTCTCACGTAGTAGCTGACTATGATGATGTGGATCAAGCTTATCTCGAACGCTTTGTTGCTATCTTGCTCGATAAGACCCACTGGGACTTTTCAATGTTTGGAGAAAATCGCTAA